The DNA sequence TGGGCCCAGAAGATCCACTTTCACACACaccctccaccctggccccaggaAATGCCAAGGCCTTTGAAGTGATTCTGGGAGCCAAACAACCAAGTGGGGGAAAACTTAAAGGTGGTTTTATGTTATTTACAATACGTTGGCACAAGTTCCCTCCTCCCGCTTTGAGAAAAGGCATTAAACTTGTCTTTGAACAGCAATCTCAGAAGGAAACCCTAAGGCgttttaaacaaaaatgaaagaagagagctaggcgtggtggctcacacctttctttaatcccagcactttggaagctcaGGTAGGAGActcgctgtaaattcaaggccagtctgggctgagtgaattccaggccagcctgggctaaagagagacactgccttaaaaaaagcaaaagagcaaTTGCTTAGGTGTCTGGAAGTGGGATTCTGGGTGAGGCAAGAGAAACACCACGGTGTGAATATAGCCAAGTATTCCATTTATTAACAAAATAAGTCTTACCAAGGGAGAGCTCTATTCACCCCCCTAGAGGCCCCGCAGCCCCGGCGCTGCTGCATAAGACCGGGAGGGAGGTAAGGTGTGTGGAGAAGACCATGTCGAGTCATCGATCCTGGCCACTGTGGGAGCCCATTGAAACCCACAGCTAGCTTTGGGGACTGCAGGCTCAGGCCTGGGACAGGGCGAAGGGGCTGCTGCGACCCGAGGGCTCCCTGAGTCCCCAGCCTGCCCCCGACGGGGTTACCCAGGTTGTAACGTCAGCTGACTTTGGGACTGGTCTGCTTTGGAGGAATCCAGCTTGGATCACGGGCCCCGCCCCTGCCGCCAGGGGAGGGGCCACAGTCTTAAGTAGGGAGAAGAAAAAACAAGGACCATAAAGTACGTCACAAAACATAAAGAGCAAAATTTCGTGCCAGCGGGGCCTGCTTCAAATGGGAAAGACGCACCCTACAGGTCCCCACCGTCTGCAGCCTTACTGCCGGGTGTGGGTCCAGGAAGGGCGGGGAAGGGACGGTGGACCTCAGGCTCTGGAGGAGACCATTGCACCCACCATGGGGGAAAGCCTGCTGGTGATGCCAGGGCTGTCCGAGCTCAGGGCAACCTGGGGGAGCAAGGTTGCAGTGAAGGGGGTGGGGGCGGAGGGCAGGGCCCAGGACCAAGTGCTCTAGGAGAGAGTTGCTGGGGAAAGTTACAGAGCAGTTTCCCATCAATAAAgctcaagacctccagccaccaaGACTGCCCCcttcaacaacaaaaatctgttacttgtataaagaaaaaaaaaatccaaacctcTCACGAAAGGAAACAAGAGGGaatggaggggaaaggaagaaaaagagaaagggaagaaatgcaGTTTTAACAGTCAAGAACCATGCAAGAAACTCCCAAGATGGGAGACTACATGAGAAGAACGACCTTAACTACCTCCAGTCCCTAAAACCAAACcagttaaaaaacaagaaaaaccaacaaacgtatctcagaaaaagagagagagagagagagagagagagagagagagaaaggaagaggggaggggtcATGTAGTTATCTGCGTGGTTAATATTATTTGGGGGAACATAGACTTTCTGCATACCATTGACTCGTGTGGGCCGTTAATGCACTTATATTCCCAGCTTGTAAGCTAACATTAcagtaaataaatacacagtcCGGTGGGGAGGGTCTGGGTAGGATCCTGGCAGGGATAAGCAGTAGTGGAGGTTGCAGCGGAACGGGCAGAGGGGACAGGGGCGGACGGGCCTGGGAGGGCTGGAACGGGCCAGAACTGTGGTTACTGGTATCCAAGCGCGGAGGCCGAGGCCAGTCTCTGTCCGTACAGCGCATATGGTGAGTAATAGGGTCCGGCTGTGGGGAGGGACGGCACTGCCAGCCCCCCAGCTGTGGATAAGTGGCTCTTGCCGTAGGGGTGGTATCGGCTTAGTCCCAAAGTGTGTGGACTCCGCAAAGACAGCGATCCCGGGCTGCCGGGGGCGGTGGGAGGGGGGAGGTGCAGATGGcaagaggcggcggcggcggccgcggcggcggcgCTGCTCAGGCCCGAGGCCCCGGGGTAGGCGGCCAGAAGTTTCTCAGCGCCGGGCAAGGCCGTGTGAGTCCGTAGGTGGCTGAGCAGCTCCTCCGAGGTGGCAAAGCGCTTGTCGCAGGGCCCGCTGGCCGCCACCCAGTTGCAGCTGTGGGGCAGCGGTTCGTTCTGCAGCATGAAGCCATAGGTGTAGAGAGGATGGCCCGGGAGCGCAGCCTGGGCGGCGCTGGACGAGAGCGCGGCGGGTTGCAGGGGGTGCCCAGGGTAGACCAGAGGGTAACCCCCAGCCTTCAGGCCGGGCCCAGCCGGGTCGTGCGCGCTGCAAGTGGAGCAGCTGGAGCCCGCGAGGTGCGAGGCGCTGTGGTAGCCTCCCAGGCAGTAGGGGTCACGGCATAATCCCTGTAGGAAGGAGGGCGGGGACGCCCCAGTGAGCGGACTGGAGCTGGGGGGCTTGCCCGGTGGCAGACCCAGCCCCCCGGACAGCTGGCTTCCCACAAGGCCAGACTTGCTAGGATCCAGGCCAGGCACGAACTGAGACGGGTAGCCGGCGTAGGCGCCCACGATGGAGCCGTGGTAGCCGATGCTGGAGGGCGGCAGCGGGAACACCGAGTGGCCCGGTTTGTAGGGTGACACGGGAGCCACGTGGCCGGCCCCTACCAGAGCCGAGGGCGGCTCCGACTTGCGCCCCGAGGCCCCAGCGTCGGGGACCCCGTGGGTGCCAGAGTCCCCAGCGCCGCCGCCGCGGCTCACTGCGGCTGGCTCGGGACTGGGCTTGGGCTCCTGGTCTTTCTTGTCCggctccccgccgccgccgccgccggcgtTCTTGCAGTCAGAGTGGTGCGGGGAGCCTCCGTGGGAGCCTCCCGGCGAGGACGAGTTTGAAGACGCGGAGACCGGCACTCCATGCGGGGGAAAGGGAGGGCAGACGGCGCTGGGGACCCTGAAGCCCGCCTTGTCTCCGGGGGACGAGGAAGACGAAGAGGAAGCGGAGGACACGGAGGAGGAGCCGCCGTCCTTGCGGGAGTCGCCGCCGCCAGCGCCCTTGGAGTAGGGCTTGAAGCTGGACTTGTCCTCGGCGGGGGCGTCCGCCAGCGGCTTGAGCGCCGCGGAGGCGGGGGCGGCGCCGGGGGCGGAGCGGCCCGGGTCCTTCTCGGCTCCCAGCCCGTTGG is a window from the Jaculus jaculus isolate mJacJac1 chromosome 12, mJacJac1.mat.Y.cur, whole genome shotgun sequence genome containing:
- the Znf703 gene encoding zinc finger protein 703, giving the protein MSDSPAGSNPRTPESSGSGSGGGGKKPAVPAVVSLLPPADPLRQANRLPIRVLKMLSAHTGHLLHPEYLQPLSSTPVSPIELDAKKSPLALLAQTCSQIGKPDPPPSSKLNSVAAAANGLGAEKDPGRSAPGAAPASAALKPLADAPAEDKSSFKPYSKGAGGGDSRKDGGSSSVSSASSSSSSSPGDKAGFRVPSAVCPPFPPHGVPVSASSNSSSPGGSHGGSPHHSDCKNAGGGGGGEPDKKDQEPKPSPEPAAVSRGGGAGDSGTHGVPDAGASGRKSEPPSALVGAGHVAPVSPYKPGHSVFPLPPSSIGYHGSIVGAYAGYPSQFVPGLDPSKSGLVGSQLSGGLGLPPGKPPSSSPLTGASPPSFLQGLCRDPYCLGGYHSASHLAGSSCSTCSAHDPAGPGLKAGGYPLVYPGHPLQPAALSSSAAQAALPGHPLYTYGFMLQNEPLPHSCNWVAASGPCDKRFATSEELLSHLRTHTALPGAEKLLAAYPGASGLSSAAAAAAAAASCHLHLPPPTAPGSPGSLSLRSPHTLGLSRYHPYGKSHLSTAGGLAVPSLPTAGPYYSPYALYGQRLASASALGYQ